A single region of the Solwaraspora sp. WMMD791 genome encodes:
- a CDS encoding adenylate/guanylate cyclase domain-containing protein produces the protein MAAPCEKCGRTAADTDRFCGGCGTPLTAICAHCDRPLPADASFCTSCGQPQGTRRTVTEPSHEDRRRVSVLFIDLINFTPYAERADPEQVRRTQTAYFAVVRRVVGQYGGVVEKYIGDAVMALFGAPVATENDAVRCVRAGLDLRRALDDFTDGVGEGLRFRIGVATGEALVDIAAARDGGQAFVAGDVVNTASRLQSAAPPGGLLVCGVTHALTRDAIRYDAQPTVTLRGRSSPTEVWLALAPLRPPPVDRQSDATPLIDREHELGLLVNALYRSIREQRPQVLTVLGQAGIGKSRLVRELLRHTERMVDQPVTWRIGRCPPFGENVTFAALADIVKAEAGILDTDLASVAAQRLAAAVGDLVGPEADRLVDALRPLVGLPHRNLPAEETESAWRRFLLALAARQPTVLVFEDLHWADEAMLRFVELLGATARQVPLLLLCTARPELISRDPAWAGSTVGALTVTLPPLRDSSVATLYAHMFGGVPFSADLLGPLVEVADGNPLYAHEYVRMLMEQGSLRRSGRGWVLDHGAGLAIPDSVHGVIANRVDLLDAADRAVLLAAAVVGVQFWPGAVAAALGQSVELVDRALRRLEHRDFVHEQTSSAMAQQPEFRFRHVLVRDVCYQRLPRSERVARHARTADWLDTLAGDRDTDLAEVLAHHRWAAHEIADTLGLDTGVYAGPARDALHRAARRAYALHALDVAAGHVERALSAVQLADTDEAGPRLQLELLGAEIAFFRDGPAFLAAGGADQLRALADALSAVADQGCAARAWTLLGRAAWLRTDRAGALRCLDRAVELFDALPDSDQKADAYAELGRLHMLNLERDPAIAAAEAAAEIAERLGLTETLVDARITVAMARYQSGERDGLDQLRAATAMCREQQLLALPRALQNLSYALCEEGDWSGAQELMAGAATGSGQSTGYSGEAMRAYFAGDFTAFLAAADAFVETPSGRWDIQVRGLRCCLRVLRGEPVPGAEAGDVDDVADAVRAARDSGFRRPYWNSLGLGALCRALQGRDTEAAALLEELDDSWSRVPALASGEWIAAAAFAAAIAGRAGAVRVRSMLDRVRHRTPWAQAALATVSAAVAAADGDHRRANELYAAAAVGFGEIDAVTDRMIALALAVGAARRAGDREAAIPALTEVQGFALRNKAPGLLGLGELGADDYGWSPTLAS, from the coding sequence ATCGCTGCTCCCTGCGAGAAGTGCGGCCGAACCGCAGCCGACACCGACCGCTTCTGCGGCGGCTGCGGTACGCCGCTGACCGCCATCTGCGCCCACTGCGACCGGCCGCTGCCGGCAGACGCGAGCTTCTGTACCTCCTGCGGGCAGCCGCAGGGTACCCGACGAACGGTCACCGAACCGAGCCATGAGGACCGTCGACGGGTCAGCGTCCTGTTCATCGACCTGATCAACTTCACCCCGTACGCCGAACGCGCCGACCCGGAGCAGGTCCGGCGGACCCAGACGGCCTACTTCGCCGTCGTGCGCCGCGTCGTCGGTCAGTACGGCGGCGTGGTCGAGAAGTACATCGGCGACGCCGTGATGGCCCTGTTCGGGGCCCCGGTGGCCACCGAGAACGACGCGGTCCGCTGCGTCCGGGCCGGGCTCGACCTGCGGCGCGCGCTCGACGACTTCACCGACGGCGTCGGCGAAGGGCTGCGGTTCCGGATCGGGGTGGCCACCGGTGAGGCGCTGGTCGACATCGCCGCCGCCCGCGACGGCGGGCAGGCCTTCGTCGCCGGTGACGTGGTCAACACCGCCTCCCGGCTGCAGTCGGCGGCACCGCCCGGCGGCCTGCTCGTCTGTGGCGTGACCCACGCCCTGACCAGGGACGCGATCCGGTACGACGCACAGCCGACGGTGACCCTGCGGGGCCGGTCGTCGCCGACCGAGGTGTGGCTCGCACTCGCTCCGCTGCGTCCACCGCCGGTCGACCGGCAGTCCGACGCCACCCCGTTGATCGATCGGGAGCACGAGCTCGGTCTGCTCGTCAACGCCCTCTACCGGTCGATCCGGGAGCAGCGACCCCAGGTGCTGACCGTGCTCGGCCAGGCGGGGATCGGCAAGAGCCGGTTGGTGCGGGAACTGCTGCGGCACACCGAACGGATGGTCGACCAACCGGTCACCTGGCGGATCGGCCGCTGCCCGCCGTTCGGGGAGAACGTCACGTTCGCCGCGCTCGCCGACATCGTCAAGGCCGAGGCCGGCATCCTCGACACCGACCTGGCCTCCGTCGCCGCGCAACGGCTCGCGGCGGCGGTCGGTGACCTGGTCGGGCCGGAGGCCGACCGGCTGGTCGACGCGCTGCGCCCACTCGTCGGGCTACCACACCGCAACCTGCCGGCCGAGGAGACCGAGTCGGCCTGGCGACGGTTTCTGCTGGCGCTGGCGGCCCGCCAACCCACCGTCCTGGTCTTCGAGGACCTGCACTGGGCCGACGAGGCGATGCTGCGCTTCGTCGAACTGCTCGGCGCCACCGCCCGGCAGGTGCCGTTGCTGCTGCTGTGCACCGCCCGGCCCGAGCTGATCAGCCGGGACCCGGCCTGGGCCGGGAGCACCGTCGGCGCGCTGACCGTCACGCTGCCGCCGCTGCGCGACAGCAGCGTCGCCACCCTGTACGCCCACATGTTCGGCGGCGTGCCGTTCTCCGCCGACCTGCTCGGCCCGCTGGTCGAGGTGGCCGACGGCAATCCGCTGTACGCCCACGAGTACGTCCGGATGCTGATGGAGCAGGGGTCGCTGCGGCGCAGTGGTCGCGGCTGGGTGCTCGACCACGGCGCGGGCCTGGCGATCCCGGACAGCGTGCACGGGGTGATCGCCAACCGGGTCGACCTGCTGGACGCCGCCGACCGGGCGGTGCTGCTGGCCGCAGCCGTGGTGGGCGTGCAGTTCTGGCCGGGGGCCGTCGCCGCCGCGCTGGGGCAGTCGGTGGAGCTGGTCGACCGGGCGCTGCGCCGGCTGGAACACCGCGACTTCGTCCACGAACAGACCAGTTCGGCGATGGCGCAGCAGCCGGAGTTCCGGTTCCGGCACGTCCTGGTCCGCGACGTCTGCTACCAGCGGCTACCGCGCAGCGAGCGGGTGGCCCGGCACGCTCGTACCGCCGACTGGCTCGACACCCTCGCCGGCGACCGCGACACCGACCTGGCGGAGGTGCTCGCCCACCACCGGTGGGCCGCTCACGAGATCGCCGACACGCTGGGTCTGGACACCGGTGTCTACGCCGGTCCCGCCCGTGACGCGCTGCACCGGGCCGCCCGGCGGGCCTACGCGCTGCACGCCCTCGACGTCGCCGCCGGGCACGTCGAACGGGCACTGAGCGCGGTACAGCTCGCCGACACCGACGAGGCGGGACCCCGGCTGCAGCTGGAACTGCTCGGCGCCGAGATCGCCTTCTTCCGCGACGGCCCGGCCTTCCTCGCCGCCGGTGGCGCCGACCAGTTGCGGGCCCTGGCCGACGCGCTGTCCGCCGTCGCGGATCAGGGTTGTGCGGCGCGGGCGTGGACGCTGCTGGGGCGGGCGGCCTGGCTGCGGACCGACCGCGCCGGCGCGCTGCGGTGTCTGGACCGGGCGGTGGAGCTGTTCGACGCGCTGCCCGACAGCGACCAGAAGGCCGACGCGTACGCCGAGCTCGGTCGGTTGCACATGCTCAACCTCGAACGGGACCCGGCGATCGCGGCGGCGGAGGCCGCGGCCGAGATCGCCGAGCGGCTCGGCCTGACCGAGACGCTGGTCGACGCGCGGATCACGGTCGCTATGGCCCGCTACCAGTCGGGCGAACGCGACGGCCTCGACCAGTTGCGGGCGGCCACCGCGATGTGCCGCGAGCAACAGTTGCTGGCCCTGCCCCGGGCGCTGCAGAACCTGTCGTACGCGTTGTGCGAGGAGGGCGACTGGTCCGGCGCGCAGGAGCTGATGGCGGGTGCGGCGACCGGTTCCGGGCAGAGCACCGGGTATTCCGGCGAGGCGATGCGGGCCTACTTCGCCGGCGACTTCACCGCTTTCCTGGCCGCCGCCGACGCCTTCGTGGAAACTCCGAGCGGGCGGTGGGACATCCAGGTCCGAGGGCTGCGCTGCTGCCTCCGGGTGCTGCGCGGCGAGCCGGTGCCCGGCGCCGAGGCCGGTGACGTCGACGACGTCGCCGACGCGGTCCGGGCGGCCCGCGACAGCGGGTTCCGCCGGCCGTACTGGAACAGTCTCGGCCTGGGTGCGCTGTGCCGGGCGTTGCAGGGGCGCGACACCGAGGCTGCTGCCTTGCTGGAGGAGCTGGACGACTCCTGGTCGAGGGTGCCGGCACTGGCCAGCGGCGAGTGGATCGCCGCGGCCGCGTTCGCCGCCGCGATCGCCGGGCGGGCGGGCGC